The Candidatus Aminicenantes bacterium genome includes a region encoding these proteins:
- a CDS encoding NYN domain-containing protein encodes MAYIIDGNNLIGSAPDFSLADPEARMKMVSLVREFQESKNAKVTVVFDGEPRGSELRSPISAKLTVVYPRYGLSADDEIKCILDKYQQLREIILVTTDRELKKYAREKGARTINSIEFYYTLKKNLLHQGKKEETLKRVNTRVSQNEVEQWLKIFSGD; translated from the coding sequence ATGGCTTACATCATCGATGGCAACAACCTGATCGGCAGCGCTCCCGATTTCTCGTTGGCCGACCCCGAGGCGCGGATGAAGATGGTCTCGCTGGTGAGGGAATTCCAGGAGAGCAAGAACGCCAAGGTCACCGTCGTCTTCGACGGCGAGCCGCGCGGCAGCGAGCTGCGCAGCCCGATCAGCGCCAAGCTGACCGTGGTCTATCCCCGCTACGGGCTCAGCGCCGACGACGAGATCAAGTGCATCCTCGACAAGTACCAGCAGCTCCGCGAGATCATCCTGGTCACCACTGACCGCGAGCTGAAAAAGTATGCCCGCGAGAAGGGGGCGCGCACCATCAATTCCATCGAATTTTACTACACCCTGAAGAAGAACCTCCTGCACCAGGGCAAGAAGGAGGAGACCCTGAAGAGGGTGAACACCCGGGTCTCGCAGAACGAGGTGGAGCAGTGGCTGAAAATCTTCAGCGGTGATTAG